CACCAAGGTGGCATGGAATTCACCTCCATCACGCTCCACTCACTCCTCTGAGTGAAGACGTCTGCCTCAACCTGCTGGTATGAAGTTTTATTTTAACTTCAGGgcatatgtattatttttttattaaaaggcCGTTACTGTTTTGCTAGACACAATGGCTTTGTAGTGGAGGAGGTTTTGCTGCCATGTTGACAGATGGATGCCTCCACTGTGTGGCGGAACTAGAGAGTAGCTATCACCACCCTGCAGTCCGACATTTGCCGCTTGAAGTGAGAGCAAAACAGACAGAATAGGGCGGAGGGATGCTTCTTTAAGAGTCAGTGACAGACAATATGTTGAAAGTGGGAAAATGTAAGGTCAATATTGGATGCAGCTCATCTCACAGGATCCGTGGAATTAGGATGATGGCTCATGTTACAAAATTTCACACCAataaaagtaattggtgattgtGGCATGCATATTAACTCTGACAACCATGTCACTGTTTATACTAATTTCTTAAGTCTTCAGAAACAGGAAGGGAAATATTCAAAGTTGCCCTGAAGAAATGgaagggaattaaaaaaaaaaattctcacatTCTCACACCAATTAATAGAGTATATACTGGAGCATTTTCCACCAGATCATTTCGGGGAATACGTAAATTGCCTATAGATATGATCCTAAGAGTTCCTCCTAGGGTCAGGGGTGAGCTGGAGGCTGAATCCTACCCCAGCTGATTTTGGGTGAAAAGCTAAATACTCCTGGACTGGTCGCAGGCAAATCAATGGGCACAAAAAGACAAACATCCAGAATCTTTACTGAAACTACAAGTAAACTCACATCCACAGCTGGTGAATACCCAGACAAACAAGGAAAGAGCTTGCAAACAATACATAGGAAGGCCAGAGCACAGATTCAAAACTGTTGACCTCAGAAGACTGAGGCAGACGTGCCAACATACCTCAAATGATTGTTGCTGTATATCAAAGACGTaaatttgcatagggacggtagggacgtaacactaccaacttttcatgaTACTTAAATTGTCTCCAGCAACTTTTAAGTAACGTTATTTGCATTATAGAATGCGGTTAGTTATATACTTAATTTAGATTGTATTCCTATATGTTGTAGAGATAGAATGATAGAATTGACCATACCATTAtttgagtgaattattttcattatgttcggacttacatttaccatttttcacttgcagaatgtgctggtccattttccCCTCCTGAAACTCATGTTTGATTGGCgtttatttaaaatttactgtatttattttcatcattattgaaaaatatttttatttgcagcctatgcagacattttttttaagctaatcatacattaatcatagcaGAGGTAaaaggttttcattttttgttgagtttagctgtgcttgtggacaaaaccagtagtgttttaccttaaggaagactttttttttttttttttttttaaataccctgattaagaagttttttcagttttatttatttatttagaaagaTAATATTGAGTGgttttaagacaaatgtttattgtttatttttttggatgGATAGTTAGATTAGTATagattagaccaggggtgggcaaactattccacaaagggccgctgtgggtgcgggtttttgctgcaacccatcaagaggacaccttttcaccaatctggtgtgttataagtgcaatcagttgattgcagtcaggtgcttcttgtttccattgaaacctcattggttaaaagctcggtgctggatcagttggaacaaagaccaggacccactgcggccctcgaggaccagtttgcccacccctggattAGACTAtgtcagggttcactaaatccggacctcggagccacttttcctgtcgtgttttccatgtctccctcctccaacacacctgaatcaaataatcaggatcattatcaggcttctggagaggttgctgatgacatgatCATTTGAttgaggtgtgttaggggagagagacgtggaaaacacgacaggatagaTGGCATCGAGGTCCAGATTTGGTGAACCCTGGACTACATTATTAACAagtgtgtattcatataatgtatgttcaatatacAATGTTcaataaatattgcaatttaaatttgctaataaaatccacacttattctggaagttttcaaaatgtttctttaatgtttttttttttttttttttttttaaaacaaaggtttgaattgaaccgtgtatcacctgaaccaacacATATGaatttagtataagtcaatacagatgaattttgcattgatcattgcctatcaattaattgggtTCATATTCGCGAGAAATATAGCCCTGACCAATGTTCACtcaatatgtttggtcttattaatttcCCGGATCCAGCAAAAAGtgcacatgcaggttatgctgttatatcgtccctaccaatggtgagaccaaacctacgcccttgctgtaACATTTATGTTCAAGCAAACTGTTAAAAGGACGAATTTAGTCGAAAAACTATCTATTAGTGTCCTCTATTGGTGACTCTTGAAAATGCACATCAGTATGTGAGTAAATAAGTTTCtccttttaaaaaatatcacGCAGATGCATGCAAGACCAAAATTACTACGCGTTTTCTGTATTTTTCGAATTAAACCACTATTTCCATTATTAATGATATACATCTGCGTTAGGTGATTTCCTAAAGATACCATACATATAAGAATATATTTCTAAAGGCCGGTTGGCGGCGTATGCAGCCAGCGGCCATCTTGAGTCGGGGATTTCTCAGGTGGACTCCACCGCAGCAGACCAAACAATAAAATACGGTTGAATTCTTCAATGATTTACAAGCGTTTGGCTTATAATATACCATAATAACGTGGGTTTAGGGGGAATTGGGATAGATAAGTGTGCGGTATAAGAATTTTAAAATTGGTTGAATCCTGACGTAAAATGGTCAACAAGTCACGACGGCAATCTCTATTGACTCATATAGCGGAGGTTAGCTACccttatatatatgatatctatatatgatatctatgtGATCTAGTATGACAGGAGGTTGATTAGGTGGCTTCAGAACAGCACTCGCTTAATAACAACATTCCTAGTTTTGGATGAGGAAGTTAGAAATTGTTACATACATTTTCGTTTTCTTTCAATGTATTACTATAAACTTTGTAtgaaaataaaatctttaaacGAATCGACCGCTGTTGACGCCCACGCAGAAATCCCAGGAAGTATAATCGAGCGCAGAAAGCCGCGTTTCGATGGAGTATGGCGCTCTCCAGAGGCTTGAGATGCTGTCAAAAGGTTTTCTCGTGGATACCTGTTCTTATTATTGCTTCCGTGGTGCTGTGGTCGTATTACGCTTACGTATTTCAGCTATGCCTATGTAAGTATAGAAAAAGCGGTCAGTTTTCCCACCATTTACCCTCTTAAAATCGTAGACATGTACCGCATTTTGGCGCACAGCTCTGTTGACAACATTTCTCTTACAGTGCAGGAATTGGCAAACTATGCGGAAATGTCATTGTTCGATCGTTTGTGTAGTTTTTGTTTTCGGGTTTTAATAATCACGCAAATCCATAATGTTATTTTGTTTCCTCACAAAGGCCGGTCTTTTCATAAAGAGTGTCCATTGTTATGCTTGTTAGTTTCAACCTGTTTTCCGGCTTGTGTTGTTAACCAGTAATTGTCCTGTTCGGAtaaaaataacatggattgttgTATGAATTAAGTTGGCGCCTGTTGGAATACGATAAATACACGTTATTCCTGTTCTTACAGTCACACTGTCGAACTCACTGGAAAAGGGTGAGTTGCCTTTTTATGATCGGATTTTTACAATCTAAAAACAGGACTGTAAACAATTACAATGTCTTTGCAGTGTCCTATTTATTGGTATTCCATGTTTGCTTTGGAATGTTTTCCTGGACCTACTGGAAGTCCATTTTTACCCCAGTTGCATCACCATGCAAGAAGGTAGCCACAAAATCACAAGTGTTATTGTACAACCCctcgcaaaaagtatggaatcaccagtctcggacgagcattcactcagacattttatcatgtagaacacaaTCGgatgaaaagcttgaaaaaataatgcagattcttgactcttgacaagttgatgatgctggaacttttgtttggtgctgttccagtgagatttacaaagatgactgcctgaagaaaacattaaaattccctcagtccttgatgatatggggctgcatgtcaggcaaaggcactggggagatagctgtggttaaatcttcaataaatgcacaagtttacattgaaattttagacagctttcttatcccttcaattgaaaatatgtttgtcattatcCAAGATGACAAGGCATCataatgccacagagctaaaactgtaaaagcattccttggagagggactcatccagtcaatgtcatggcccgcaagtagcccagatctcaaccctattgaaaacctgtggtggaaatggggaaaaaaaggtccacagcaaggctccaacctgcaaggatgatctggcaactgcaatcaaagagagttggcaccaggtTGataaagaatactcatcaagtccatgcctcagagactgcaagctgtcataaaagccagatgtggtgctactaaatactagaaatgtgttttgattgttctttgtttgtctctcatgattccctattttttcctcagaatggagtgattccatacagtatatatttccctgcatttgctctatgaaagtaacatttactgaccaccaacatgtttttattcattttagtgtttcttaatgctaaagagttgcacttttgaattaattcattattttttcaagctttttatccgagtttgttaTACATGGTAAAatatctgagtgagtgctcgtccgagactggtgattccatactttttgctaggggttgtaaatCTAAATGGATTAAACGACACTAACAGATGTCTTTGTTGCAATAGTTTCAGCTGTCTTACTCCGACAAGGAAAGGTACGAGATGGAGGAGAGACCAGATGCACAGAAACAAATCTTGGTCGATATTGCCAAGAAGCTACCCATCTACACTCGAGCACAGTCTGGAGGTAAACTTCCACTTATACTTTTATGAGATGGCCGGTGGATTAGCAACAGTCCGTCTTCTTGAATGCAAGGGGTGTGTTAAAGTGCATCCCAGTGTAAAGCGGATAAGCTGCTGACTCTTTCATTAGCGCTGATGCCTGCGTGAGGAGAATGACCCGCTCAGCTCAAATGTCTTTCACTCAACTGGCATTCCTCTTGTGTTTAGCTATCAGGTTCTGCGACCGCTGCCAGGTGTTGAAGCCTGACCGCTGTCACCACTGCTCAGTCTGTGAAACGTAAGTCTCTCTTTCCTCCTCAGTAAGTGCATTTAGAGATTGGCCAAGAAAAGGCAATGTGTGCCCTGAGGCCATCATTCTGTGATGACCAGTCAGTACCTCCCGGTAAATCATAAGCACAAGCACGGAAGTAAAAATACAGTGCCACCTTAAATTTAGGGGAGCTTCTACAAAATTCCATGTTTTCCACGGTTTCATGCATAATATAGATCAAAATTAGTGTATGACCTGGTGGAAGTTTGTCATCTATGATTCGATTGCAGTTGCTCTTTTACATCAACCACTTCCATGGTGCATCAAGGAGAAATACAATCTTGACGGCAAATTGATgcatataaataaaaacatatatggcggaaaacactgacaagactgaaaaagcagtttctgctcttgcactccactctaaaagaaattgctgtattttaagccaaaacaactgttgtgtttgatagaacaatatgtctatatgctgccatagcagattcatggcgcattaagcccccgaagtatttttaattcgtcccattttaccctggaaacccccgtttacagacgtcacgcaactgcttttgtttcaacccagccataaaacgaaggtaattaattatatttcttattcaaaatgtctgtcatttttagcttagaattattaattgatgtctaatatttcgtttgggggaaaaaaaaaaaactttaaaaaattattcactatgccctcctgttcaaaatttttcttcccccggaaaattgagatttcaagcgttcaaatgatgtatcacacatgcatatcggacaattttgaaattttgccaaattgggggtctcagagcggaacttcaagcattttccgccatatagaaatttttttttttttacccatttgATGAAATTTCTGGGAGACCCTGTATAACAAAAAGAGGGtgtaataaatgtttttcttttatagATGCGTTTTGAAAATGGACCATCACTGCCCCTGGTAATTGTTTATGTTTTTATGTCCAGTCCCTTTAAAACATTCTTAGTGCATTAGAGTCTTTGACTGCATTTTCTGATTTTCTTTTAGGGTGAACAACTGTGTCGGCTTTtccaactacaagtttttcctgCTTTTCCTCTCTTATTCAATGTTATACTGCATATACATTGCTGCCACAGTCTTTCAGTACTTCATAAAATTCTGGGTGGTAAGTGTCATAAGCAGTACAATTTGACACCACCATTTATACTTATTGAACTCTCTCTCCCAGGGGGACTTGCCAAACGGACCAGCAAAGTTCCATGTCCTTTTCCTCATGTTTGTGGCACTCATGTTTTTTGTTAGTCTCATGTTCCTCTTCAGTTATCACTGTTGGTTGGTTGCCAAAAACAGATCCACTTTAGGTatgtcaaaaaaaaaggaatgatAACAATGGAAGGAATGAAGCATGCTTTGACTCAATTCAGGTCACCTTTTCCAGAGGCCTTTTCAGTTCCAGTTTTTGTCAGCGGACCGGACAGACACGGTTTCAATGTTGGCCTACGCAAAAATCTGCAGCAAGTATTCGGCAAAGACAGGAAACTTTGGTTCATCCCTGTTTTCACAAGGTGAGGTTTATATAGATAATATTGCAGGATATCCCTTTGAATTCTCAGAATTACTTTCGTACCTCAATTTAATTTCTCTTCATTAATAGATCTACAGTATGTGACTATAATAAAGAAGTCCATTGTCTTTTTGCATCATATTTTCAGCCAAGGAAAtggacatttttttcctttgaagAATCGGAGCGAGTGTCAGAACCCCTTACTGGCAAACGGCGAGATGTGGGAGGAGTCAGATGACGCTTCTGAGGAAGGAAGCTGGGGTGAGTCAATTGAATAATGAGCAAATTGTGAACACAATCATTTTTACAGTCTGAATGAGTCATTTAAAATGAGGAGGTTGGGGGAGAggcactgaattttttttttccagaatgaCTTATTTTACTTGATTAAGCCTGaagtgcaactttttttttttttaaatttttatttttttacaaaatacacTTGTAATCGGTCAGTGATTCATTTATGTAACAAAACGAATCTgacaacatttaaatattttgagttattgatCACATTTTCCCTACTTCTAGTAGCCACCTTTAGTGAATTGAGGCAGTGTTTttaaaccttttctgagtcacggaacgtttttacataggaaaaaatgttgcggcacaccacaaaccaaaaatattCCAAAATTACTTCCTGTACAGTTTATTATCCAATAATTTCTCAATTTTATTCTAACTCAGTGTGACtttagcctgtttagatgaacacaaagccgatatcctggcaggagttgaagaaagacacacaccaagctcttcttcaacagctctttctctcggtctttattttttattgcagttaggcttgaaaagctcaaaattatcagacagggggactttagcaatgtctttaaccgtatcagggccgagcatctcgctgacaattactttgcaggcaggtagtattaatgtctctgccacactgtgggactttttggatttagcaacaagttcagctacgaggtaactggctttgagggctttctcatttacctttgtagtttttctcaaaaaagttgcttgttTCTCTGTGTcttcacaaaggcgaacaaaataatcCATTGACTTGAAGCGACTGGTGTTCCGTTTGAAGATGaagtttaagcttgcttggcaccacggcgctgttggatagctgctcgtgtcgcttTCAGGAACTGCTCCGATTTCTAGCCATCGGCCaacttgctgtcctcgacaatgcaTCGGAATAAAACACGgaaggattgacggtcgtcacatatggataaaatggaaaggacactttcgtgtatataTAGACACTTGACAAGTCTAATCCAATAATGTACAGTAGacttgctggggtccacattgtcgcggacagcaaggtggcttgaacgcgacacgagcaatacctcccTGATTTGCACACAACCGAAACCTTCTACCTAgtccttccttccttctgcaACTCCGCTcgacgacataaaaaaaaaaaaaaaaaaaaaaaaaaaaaaaaggcgataTTGGATAATCACTCAcaccacactagtgtgccgcggcacaccaattgaaaaacactgaactaaggcatattaaatgtgattgtaagttacatttaaaaggtcttaaaagtttgaaattcgACCACATTTTTAAACCTGAAAGATCCCATGTGGATTATATTTGAAGTGAGACCGTCTTTCATGCTTTTGTAGTACTGAACAATTCAAAGTTGGTTTCACAGCTCGATTAGAAAGCATAACTTGTTTAAGGGTAAATCAGATAAAACGTGGTAAAATTAAGAGACCCCTACAAACGGTTAACTTCTTATATGTATATTTGGATTAAACCAACatttttattcaataattgATACCATACCaaccaaattccaaatacataaCAGCATTTCCGAGAATTTGtatgaattaattaattaggtgtgCTCATCAAACCAATAATAATAAGAGTGCTGGGGAAAAAGTGCAGAGGATTTGCTTAACCTAAATTCCAATTGAAGGTGGTTTGGAATGTACCATGTGATCACAAGTCTTTGCTGATAGATCCACATAATCAGCAGATCCCATTGTCTTACAACAATATGTATTCACACCTCATTGTTTAGTCCATGACATTGGAACTGACTAATCATGCCCTTTTGTATTGTGCATCACTGAATGCAGTAAAAGTTAAAGGCAACAGCCAATCTGTTAAGTGAATCATAAACATTAACTGAGAAATTGTAAAGGTAGAGAAGATATCCAAAATAACGGATTTTAAATGAGGTTCAGACTATTTATATTAAATGTATCAAATAGATTATTTAGCTAATGATTAAACACATAACTAAACCTTTTAATTTTGTCCACTAGTAAAACCTTTGCAGGATTCTGTATACTTCCtaatatcacatttttttttgttacatcaCTTTGTTTTATGACTCTACTTTAACCCTGAGTCAACACTTCTCTTACCACAGGGAGCTGGGTGAGACATAATAAATGTAGACAGCTGTTGTTCCCAAAAACGACCTCATTGTACTCAGTGGTGATGTTATCCGTCCTGCCGAGCATTAAGATCGTTACATTCACGTgacctatacagtggtacctctacatacgatcacttcgacacacgatcttttcgacatccgacgtaaaatttgagccgccatttgtttctacatccgacgagttgctcgaaatacgacgacatgacagcact
This Corythoichthys intestinalis isolate RoL2023-P3 chromosome 11, ASM3026506v1, whole genome shotgun sequence DNA region includes the following protein-coding sequences:
- the zdhhc15b gene encoding palmitoyltransferase ZDHHC15B, producing the protein MALSRGLRCCQKVFSWIPVLIIASVVLWSYYAYVFQLCLFTLSNSLEKVSYLLVFHVCFGMFSWTYWKSIFTPVASPCKKFQLSYSDKERYEMEERPDAQKQILVDIAKKLPIYTRAQSGAIRFCDRCQVLKPDRCHHCSVCETCVLKMDHHCPWVNNCVGFSNYKFFLLFLSYSMLYCIYIAATVFQYFIKFWVGDLPNGPAKFHVLFLMFVALMFFVSLMFLFSYHCWLVAKNRSTLEAFSVPVFVSGPDRHGFNVGLRKNLQQVFGKDRKLWFIPVFTSQGNGHFFPLKNRSECQNPLLANGEMWEESDDASEEGSWGEDQDPSVTVEMED